DNA from bacterium:
TTATAACCTATGAAATTGTCAAATTCATAATTGTAAAAGTAAAAGTGCTGCATTTTGCAAATGTTGTTACGCCTGAATGGATAGAACAGCCTGTATATTTCAGATATATTATAACAGCGATAGTAGTGTTGATAATACTGGCAGCAATTTTCATAATACTAACCGTTGTCGGGATGCTTGCGAGGAATGTTATTGGAAAACGCTTAATCCTTTTTGGAGAGAGCATTTTAGCAAAAATTCCAGTAGTAAATAAGATATACAGAGCAGTTCAACAAATTAGTCATGCTTTTGTAGGCAAAGTAATTTTTGCTCGTGTTGTTCTATTGCAATACCCACGTAAAGGGATTTATTCTATAGGATTTGTGACTTCTGATACAAAAGGTGAAATAGGTACTGAAATTTCCAAGGATTCAATTAACGTATTCCTGCCTACAACACCAAATCCAACCTCAGGATATTTATTGTTTGTATCTGAGAAGGATACAATTCCACTCTCTATGAGTGTTGAGGATGCCATGAAATTAGTGATTTCAGGTGGTGCAGTTACACCAAATTATAACAAATAAAAAATGCGGACTGGGTTATGCACATTTTTAGTTGTATTAGCACTAATGATAACGTTTAGTGTAGGGGCAGGTTTGAAACCTGCCCTTTCAGAAGAAATAATACAGGAGTTCTCACTTATTAAAACTGATGAAGTTAAGAAAAAGTGGAATTTAGAAGCAGAAAGTGCTGATCTATCTGGGGATCCCATAATAAAGCTATATGATGTTAAATTATCTATTTTTGAAGAACAAAAAGTAACAATTCACTTGACAGGAGAACAAGGCTATATCAATAAAAAAACTGAAGACATCCATCTTGAA
Protein-coding regions in this window:
- a CDS encoding DUF502 domain-containing protein, with product MNKLLSKLRVNFMAGILVTLPLLITYEIVKFIIVKVKVLHFANVVTPEWIEQPVYFRYIITAIVVLIILAAIFIILTVVGMLARNVIGKRLILFGESILAKIPVVNKIYRAVQQISHAFVGKVIFARVVLLQYPRKGIYSIGFVTSDTKGEIGTEISKDSINVFLPTTPNPTSGYLLFVSEKDTIPLSMSVEDAMKLVISGGAVTPNYNK
- the lptC gene encoding LPS export ABC transporter periplasmic protein LptC: MITFSVGAGLKPALSEEIIQEFSLIKTDEVKKKWNLEAESADLSGDPIIKLYDVKLSIFEEQKVTIHLTGEQGYINKKTEDIHLEKNIIGKRTDGTEIKTAYIDWIAKAETFDTNAKVLITRKNIRLTGHGLKAAPKLKIMYIKKFPVMEISREDTSEN